One window of the Archangium primigenium genome contains the following:
- a CDS encoding iron-containing redox enzyme family protein, with product MDQQSLQALKEEFWRMADNARTQTEYLADRKLQSLAHVPLDVLKKVFVQYRYFTLFYISDLALLVYRLPFGNLRSLMADFLNDELGNGQHTQAHQRLYDDFLVSLGIPREELEKNAHPGNLQLLGEMSDLVMKASPWYAVGLRGMGGECLCQVYLAAMHTHFMKNPAIQVLADRMDPRFWDIHTGEVDIEHRERLRAALMAAVDEDPSALEGLVGGYRKSKGVFDRFWDNIFEAAGVTAHKA from the coding sequence GTGGATCAGCAATCCCTCCAGGCCTTGAAGGAAGAGTTCTGGCGCATGGCGGACAACGCCCGGACCCAGACCGAGTACCTCGCGGACCGCAAGCTCCAGTCGCTCGCGCACGTGCCGCTCGACGTCCTCAAGAAGGTCTTCGTGCAGTACCGCTACTTCACCCTCTTCTACATCAGCGACCTGGCGCTCCTGGTCTACCGCCTGCCGTTCGGCAACCTGCGCAGCCTGATGGCCGACTTCCTCAACGACGAGTTGGGCAACGGCCAGCACACGCAGGCCCACCAGCGCCTCTACGACGACTTCCTGGTGAGCCTCGGCATCCCCCGGGAGGAGCTCGAGAAGAACGCCCACCCGGGCAACCTCCAGCTCCTGGGGGAGATGAGCGACCTGGTGATGAAGGCCTCGCCCTGGTACGCCGTGGGCCTGCGCGGCATGGGCGGCGAGTGCCTGTGCCAGGTCTACCTCGCGGCCATGCACACCCACTTCATGAAGAACCCGGCCATCCAGGTGCTGGCGGACCGGATGGATCCGCGCTTCTGGGACATCCACACGGGCGAGGTGGACATCGAGCACCGCGAGCGGCTGCGCGCGGCGCTCATGGCGGCGGTGGACGAGGATCCCTCGGCGCTGGAGGGCCTGGTGGGCGGCTACCGCAAGAGCAAGGGCGTCTTCGACCGGTTCTGGGACAACATCTTCGAGGCCGCGGGCGTGACAGCCCACAAGGCATGA